A genomic window from Flavobacteriales bacterium includes:
- the proS gene encoding proline--tRNA ligase codes for MAKNFTSRAEDYSKWYNELVVKADLAENSGVRGCMVIKPYGFAIWEKMQQELDRMFKETGHSNAYFPLFIPKSYLSKEAEHVEGFAKECAVVTHYRLKNSEDGKGVVVDPDAKLEEELIVRPTSETIIWDTYKGWIESYRDLPILVNQWANVVRWEMRTRLFLRTAEFLWQEGHTAHATKQEAIDETEQMIEVYARFAEDFMAMPVIKGLKSANERFAGALETYCIEALMQDGKALQAGTSHFLGQNFAKAFDVKFTSKEGKQEHVWATSWGVSTRLMGALVMTHSDDHGLVLPPKLAPYQVVIVPIYKGEEQLNQISEKAQQIKKDLEKIGISIKYDNRDTHKPGWKFAEYEFKGVPLRIAIGPRDLENGTVELARRDTLEKETVSIDDLSNKVDNLLEKIQETLLLKAQTYRDDNTHHATDWEHFKELIGKDAGFVYAHWDGTDETEQKIKEETKATIRCIPLNNKKEEGQCIYSKQPSTQKVIFAKAY; via the coding sequence ATGGCAAAGAATTTTACGTCCAGAGCAGAAGATTATTCAAAATGGTATAATGAATTAGTGGTGAAGGCTGACTTAGCTGAAAACTCTGGTGTTAGAGGCTGTATGGTTATCAAGCCCTATGGGTTTGCTATTTGGGAAAAGATGCAGCAAGAGTTGGATAGAATGTTTAAAGAAACAGGACACTCTAATGCTTATTTCCCCTTATTTATACCCAAGTCATATTTGAGTAAAGAAGCCGAACACGTGGAAGGCTTTGCCAAAGAATGTGCGGTTGTCACTCATTATAGACTAAAAAACAGCGAGGACGGAAAAGGTGTTGTGGTAGATCCTGATGCCAAGCTGGAAGAAGAATTAATCGTTCGTCCAACTTCAGAAACTATCATTTGGGATACATACAAAGGATGGATAGAATCATACCGAGATTTGCCAATTCTTGTAAACCAGTGGGCCAATGTAGTACGTTGGGAAATGAGAACACGTTTGTTTTTGAGAACGGCAGAATTCCTTTGGCAAGAAGGACATACTGCTCATGCTACTAAGCAAGAAGCTATTGACGAAACCGAACAAATGATTGAGGTTTATGCTCGCTTTGCGGAAGACTTTATGGCTATGCCTGTAATTAAAGGTTTGAAAAGTGCTAACGAACGTTTTGCTGGTGCTTTGGAAACCTATTGTATTGAAGCTCTTATGCAAGACGGCAAAGCTTTACAAGCAGGTACTTCTCACTTCTTAGGTCAAAATTTTGCTAAAGCATTTGACGTGAAGTTTACCAGCAAGGAAGGAAAACAAGAACACGTTTGGGCTACCTCGTGGGGCGTTTCCACTCGATTGATGGGAGCCTTAGTGATGACACATTCTGACGATCATGGTCTAGTATTACCACCAAAGCTAGCGCCTTACCAAGTGGTTATAGTCCCAATTTACAAAGGAGAAGAACAACTCAATCAGATTAGTGAAAAGGCACAACAGATTAAAAAAGATTTAGAGAAAATTGGCATATCTATCAAATACGACAATAGAGATACTCATAAGCCAGGGTGGAAATTTGCTGAATACGAATTCAAAGGAGTGCCATTACGTATAGCCATTGGACCTAGAGATTTAGAAAATGGAACCGTAGAACTAGCTAGACGTGATACTTTAGAAAAAGAAACCGTTAGTATTGATGATCTAAGCAATAAGGTAGATAATTTGTTGGAGAAGATTCAAGAAACCTTATTATTGAAAGCTCAAACATATAGAGATGACAATACCCATCATGCTACAGATTGGGAACATTTTAAGGAACTTATTGGTAAAGATGCTGGCTTTGTTTACGCCCACTGGGATGGTACTGACGAAACAGAACAAAAAATAAAAGAAGAAACTAAAGCTACCATTCGCTGTATTCCTTTGAACAATAAAAAAGAAGAAGGGCAATGTATTTACAGTAAACAACCTTCTACACAAAAAGTAATATTTGCTAAAGCATACTAA